Proteins encoded within one genomic window of Thermoanaerobaculia bacterium:
- a CDS encoding cation diffusion facilitator family transporter, with product MKSERSVSSSNRWKAPSRPVPHLSPSGRIRIALLINFVFLFIEIAGGLMSGSLALLADAGHMMTDVAALLLALFVDHLSRRPPTTRRTYGLLRAEVLGAFINAGTMFFIVAFILHEAWVRMGHDLVINAPLMLGVALLGLLANMASAIVLHGGKSQNVNVRGAYLHMMGDVLGSLAAIVAGGVIWLTGWIPIDLIVSLLVSLLIAVSTWRLFTETVNILMESAPDNIKYREVKEAMERLSQVQEVHDLHIWTLTTGVPVLTCHVVILREFDDPLCWESCRLALEDLLRSRFGIDHTTLQFERASCQRECGVG from the coding sequence ATGAAAAGCGAACGCAGCGTTTCCTCGTCGAATCGATGGAAGGCCCCATCCCGGCCGGTGCCCCACCTGTCCCCTTCGGGAAGAATTCGAATTGCCCTCCTGATTAATTTCGTGTTTCTCTTTATCGAGATTGCGGGCGGGCTGATGTCCGGCAGCCTGGCTCTTCTTGCCGATGCGGGTCACATGATGACGGATGTGGCTGCACTGCTCCTCGCTCTCTTTGTGGATCACCTTTCACGAAGGCCTCCGACCACACGCCGGACCTACGGCCTTCTCCGTGCTGAAGTCCTGGGTGCCTTTATCAATGCCGGGACGATGTTTTTTATCGTTGCCTTCATTCTTCACGAAGCCTGGGTGCGCATGGGTCATGATCTCGTTATCAACGCACCATTAATGCTCGGGGTCGCCTTACTCGGCCTGCTTGCCAACATGGCCAGCGCCATCGTACTGCATGGCGGGAAGAGCCAGAATGTGAATGTGCGCGGGGCCTATCTCCATATGATGGGGGATGTACTGGGATCGCTTGCCGCCATCGTTGCGGGCGGGGTGATCTGGCTGACCGGCTGGATTCCTATTGATCTGATCGTAAGCCTTCTTGTCAGCCTGCTGATTGCCGTCAGCACCTGGCGGCTCTTTACGGAGACGGTGAACATTCTCATGGAGTCGGCCCCGGACAACATCAAGTATCGGGAAGTCAAGGAGGCCATGGAACGTCTTTCCCAGGTTCAGGAGGTTCACGACCTTCACATCTGGACTCTGACTACGGGTGTTCCCGTCCTTACCTGTCATGTTGTAATCCTGAGGGAGTTCGACGATCCCCTGTGCTGGGAATCATGCCGTTTGGCCCTTGAGGACCTGCTGCGCTCTAGGTTTGGTATTGACCATACGACACTTCAGTTTGAGCGTGCATCCTGTCAGAGAGAGTGCGGGGTTGGCTGA
- a CDS encoding metal-dependent hydrolase, producing the protein MNTITHALVSYDIASGFFHTRRERVAVTLSGILPDLDGLGAPLEILFKDKFPVYSLIHHTFGHTLWAALFLSLGVYLWCGRRLRAALAAFGVVHLHFLCDLLGSGGPDGSNWGIPYLWPIPDSTVEWSGQWALNAWPNIALTMAALAWLFFVAWKRGYSILEMGSIRADRVFVQTLRNRFGEP; encoded by the coding sequence ATGAACACCATCACCCATGCCCTGGTCAGTTACGATATCGCCTCCGGTTTCTTTCATACCCGAAGGGAGCGTGTGGCCGTCACGCTGTCGGGCATTCTTCCGGATCTGGACGGCCTGGGAGCACCCCTGGAAATCCTCTTTAAAGATAAATTTCCCGTTTACAGCTTGATCCACCACACCTTTGGCCACACGTTGTGGGCGGCTCTTTTTCTGAGTCTTGGCGTCTACCTCTGGTGCGGGAGAAGACTGCGGGCGGCGCTTGCAGCCTTCGGTGTCGTCCACCTCCACTTTCTCTGCGATCTTCTCGGAAGCGGCGGCCCCGACGGCTCGAACTGGGGGATCCCCTACCTCTGGCCCATCCCCGATTCGACGGTGGAGTGGTCAGGTCAGTGGGCCCTGAATGCCTGGCCCAATATCGCTCTTACGATGGCCGCCCTTGCCTGGCTCTTCTTTGTTGCATGGAAGAGGGGGTACTCTATCCTGGAAATGGGTTCTATTCGAGCCGACCGGGTATTTGTACAGACTCTTCGAAATCGATTCGGAGAACCGTAA
- a CDS encoding SprT family zinc-dependent metalloprotease, whose amino-acid sequence MRRKTHLLEPFTIQLDQHEISISLQRRSRRTMGLRVHTDGRVTLAIPMRISREVAIGWTLQQKPWLARQFQRLATLPSLPGYRDGETHTYLGLPHRLKIVQGARNGVQQEDGVITIHLRGTVTLEKTERVLMDWYRARAEEILNDLVDQWYPRLEPAATARPTVKMRRMKARWGSCNARTRSILFNTHLIRAPLSCVEYVVVHEICHLKHSGHSRAFYHLLGTLLPDWKERKKGLNQIHSF is encoded by the coding sequence GTGCGCCGAAAGACTCACCTCCTGGAACCCTTCACCATTCAGCTTGATCAGCATGAAATCTCCATCTCTCTGCAGCGCAGATCCCGGCGAACCATGGGTCTTCGGGTTCACACCGACGGCAGAGTCACTCTGGCTATCCCGATGAGGATCTCCCGGGAAGTTGCCATCGGATGGACACTGCAGCAGAAGCCCTGGCTCGCCCGGCAGTTTCAGCGTCTGGCTACTCTGCCTTCCCTTCCCGGCTACCGGGATGGGGAAACTCACACCTATCTTGGACTCCCCCATCGTCTCAAGATCGTGCAGGGGGCCCGAAACGGTGTTCAGCAGGAAGACGGAGTGATTACCATTCATCTCCGGGGGACGGTCACACTGGAGAAAACGGAGAGGGTGCTCATGGACTGGTACCGCGCACGGGCAGAGGAAATCCTCAACGATCTCGTGGATCAATGGTATCCCCGCCTGGAGCCCGCCGCCACCGCCCGACCGACCGTAAAGATGCGCAGAATGAAGGCCCGCTGGGGAAGCTGTAACGCACGTACGCGATCGATCCTCTTCAATACCCACCTGATCCGCGCCCCCCTCTCCTGCGTGGAATACGTCGTCGTCCACGAGATTTGCCATTTAAAGCATTCAGGTCACTCCAGGGCTTTCTATCACCTGCTTGGAACCCTTCTGCCCGACTGGAAAGAGCGAAAAAAGGGACTCAACCAGATTCACAGTTTCTGA
- a CDS encoding peptide deformylase — protein MSIREVLLLGNPRLHELSRPVTREDLPSLTPIIQDLRDTLLDFRTRTGAGRAIAAPQIGLMKRLIVMETEGSHVLINPELTPLGDEMMELWDDCLSFPDLLVRVRRFRRCRVRYRDPAWNLREIDAGGDLSELLQHECDHLDGILATMRAIDDRSFAMKSRVRK, from the coding sequence ATGTCGATTAGAGAGGTTCTTCTTTTGGGGAATCCGAGGCTTCACGAACTCTCCCGTCCCGTGACGCGGGAGGATCTTCCTTCCCTCACACCGATCATCCAGGACCTTCGGGACACATTACTGGATTTCCGCACACGGACAGGGGCAGGCCGCGCCATTGCCGCACCTCAGATCGGTCTCATGAAGCGGTTGATCGTCATGGAAACCGAAGGCTCTCATGTGCTGATCAACCCGGAGCTTACGCCTCTGGGAGATGAGATGATGGAACTCTGGGATGACTGTCTCTCCTTTCCCGATCTTCTGGTCCGGGTACGACGGTTTCGACGGTGCCGGGTTCGATACCGGGATCCGGCATGGAACCTTCGTGAAATTGATGCCGGGGGAGACCTTTCCGAACTTCTTCAGCATGAATGTGATCACCTGGACGGGATTCTGGCAACGATGAGAGCCATCGATGATCGATCCTTCGCCATGAAGTCCCGGGTTCGAAAGTGA
- a CDS encoding DUF2293 domain-containing protein — protein MKKKKKDIVVYITTSKESRCDDCGEVLEKGSWITMTPEKKALCLSCADLEHLVYLHRGNVVLTRRSRKHSILDAVVVKWSKTRRQYERQGVLVEEEALHRAEKECLEDEEARTRKRERAAIRRREEDRSYIALFTQQVREIFPSAPEGVEKTIANHACLKYSGRVGRSASAKRLDEEAVRLAVVAHVRHRSTNYDDLLAQGYGHEFARLEVRDRVDDILDSWERQPENPHDE, from the coding sequence GTGAAAAAAAAGAAGAAAGATATCGTCGTCTATATCACCACCTCCAAAGAATCAAGGTGCGATGACTGCGGGGAAGTACTGGAAAAGGGCTCCTGGATCACTATGACACCTGAAAAGAAGGCCCTCTGCCTTTCCTGCGCCGACCTGGAACACCTTGTCTACCTGCACCGCGGCAACGTTGTCCTTACGCGACGGTCCCGAAAGCACTCCATTCTGGACGCTGTGGTCGTGAAGTGGAGCAAGACACGACGCCAGTATGAGCGACAGGGTGTACTCGTGGAAGAAGAGGCCCTTCACAGGGCAGAGAAGGAGTGTCTTGAGGATGAAGAAGCCCGTACCCGGAAACGGGAACGCGCTGCAATCCGCCGGAGGGAGGAGGATCGATCCTACATCGCTTTGTTCACCCAACAGGTGCGTGAGATCTTTCCCAGTGCGCCAGAAGGAGTGGAAAAGACCATCGCAAACCACGCCTGCCTGAAGTACAGCGGCAGGGTGGGCCGTTCGGCTTCAGCAAAGAGACTAGACGAAGAAGCCGTTCGTCTTGCCGTGGTCGCCCATGTCCGTCACCGTTCGACCAACTACGACGACCTGCTCGCTCAGGGCTATGGTCATGAATTTGCCCGCCTCGAAGTACGGGACAGGGTGGACGACATCCTGGATTCCTGGGAAAGACAACCGGAGAACCCACATGACGAATAA